Within bacterium, the genomic segment AGTAGGAAACGAAGTACTCGACGGCGTTCTTCGGGAAGAGGTCTTTGAACTCGCGATAGAGCTGTGCGGCCAGCGTCTTGTTGGGCGCCAGCACCAGCGTCGGGCGATTGACGATAGAGATCACCTGGGCGGCCGTGAAGGTCTTGCCGGTGCCCGTCGCTCCCAGAAGAACTTGCGCCGGCAGGCCGTTGGCCAGCCCGCCGACGAGTTTCTTTATTGCCTCCGGCTGATCGCCGGCAGGGGAGAATTCGCTCTCAAGCTCGAACGGATTGTCTTCACGCGGCGCGTCTGCCGCGGCTGGTCGACGCCCCGTCCAGGGCTGCGCCGCAGGAGCCGTGTTCATCGTGTTCGGCCTTTGAGGGGGCCGCTTATGGGACTTGCTCACGATTGGCTCCTGATGCGGCGAGACGCCTTACGGGGCCATAGGCCCGGCGTTCCCGCTCTTGATTCCCTGGATGACTTTGTCGATCGCTGCCGGAGGAACAATGATGGACAGGTAAGCGCGGTTTCCATTCGTCTGGAACTGAGCCATTTGCAGTGTCTGTGCGAGGGCCTGAACGTCCGGATCGCCCTGAGCCTGCGAGTACATCATCGTACCCGCGATGCTGATGGCCTGCTGAAGCTGCGTGACCACGCGATTTCTGGACTGCTCATCCACACAATCGACGGCGAAGTTTAGGCGAAGACCCTGGTTCTCGGCAACGGAAAAGAGCACCGAGGTCACGCCCTGGGTCATGTTTGTGATTTCCGACTTCGCCTGGGCCTTCATCTGCTCATTCATGACCTGGCCCTGTGCCGCCGCAGCGTCCATTGCAACCGACATGATCCGGTTGACCAGATCAGGCGACATCTCCAGGTTGAAGAACACATAGGAACGGCCGGCGGCTCCGCCGCTGCCGGCAATTGACTTGCTGCTCTGCGCCAGCGCGGTCGGGGCGTTCGGCTGCTCCACCAGATCGATCATCTTCTTCATATCTGTTGGGCCGTAAGTCGTGAAGATCGTCCAGGCATTCGGCATCGTCAGGCAGACGAGGCGATTCGGGTCGATGAAGATCGTCGAGTTCTTGTATGTTTCGCCCTTGATCCAGCCAGCGGCCGTGAGCTGCTTCGCGATGGCGGCGCCATCGAATCGTCCGTAGGCGATCTGGTAGGTCGGGTTCTGAGCGGCGGTGACTTCGCGTGTCCCGGACTCGAGAATCAGCACCTGGCCCGGGAAGCCCTCGATCAATTGATCGATGTTTCCGGCCGTGTTCTTGTAGGCATCCAGGAGAAGATGAGCCTGATAGTTGGCCTGCCGCTCGGCGGCCGATTGCAGCACTTGCGCGAGTTGGGGGTTCTCTCCAACCTTCTGCAGGTCAATCCGGCCGATTCCCTCGACATCTCCCGGGATATAGGCAAACGGTGCAGGCAATTGAGCCGCCGCCACCGAGGCCAGCAAGATCATCGCGCACAGTGCGCTCCAGAGTATTCTTGCATATCGAATCATGAGGAACTCCTCGATCTGAGTATTCGTTTTGGTCTTCCGTCAGGTTCTACGCATTTCCTGCTCGGAACATTCACTCCGACTGGATCTTGCCCTTGCTGACGGGCTGCTTGTCCTTCTTCTTCGACTTGGGTTCTTCGTCGTCATAGTGCACTTTGCCGGTCGTGAATTGCCAGTGCTTCATGCGCTTATTCCAGAAGAACTCCTCGAACACCACGCGGAGCATCGCCGCCGCCGGAACGGCGATGATCATACCCATAATGCCGAACTGGGCGCCGACAGCCAGGGCGATGATCACGATGACCGGATGCAACTGGGCATTGGGACCGACGATTTTGGGCTGGAAGACGAAACCCTCAATCACCTGGATCATTGCGAACAATCCGATCACCAGGCCGGCGAAGAGCAGTTTTGCCTGGAAGGTGCCGTGGGCGTCGCTGAACAGCATGTAGAGAATTGCCGGCGTGGCTCCCATCACTGGACCAAAGTAGGGGATCAGGTTACCGATCGCGGCGATACAGGCGATCAACAGTGCGTACTTGCCCAGGCCGAGGACCGTCAGCCCGATAAACGCGATCAATCCGACCAACATGGCCGTGATCATCTGGCCTCGGATGAAGCCGCCGACCGCGACGTCCAGCTTTTTCGCGACGTCGAAGAATTTCGGTTCGTACTTATCCGGCATCAGAATTTCGATGATGCCGCGGAACTTCCCAAAGTCGATCAGCAGGTAGAAGCTGACCAGAATGGCGAAAATGAGGAAGGTTACCGAGCCGACGACCCCCGATATGAAGCCGGCAATGCCGGAGACCACACGCGTCAGTAGTCCCGCGCCCTCGGTCGCCGCTGAAGTCGCCGCTGTTCGCACGCCCTCGCTACCAAAGGCCTTCTGTACCAATGAATCGACAGAGATATCGCGTGCCGCCATCCAGGCCTCGAGGCGTGCCGGCAGATCGTGGGAATTCTCGTACGTGGCAGCACGCCCAGCCGCCCAGGCCGCGGCCGACTCCTGAATATCGTCGTAGGGATTCGGGCTGTCCGAGGACGCAGTTGAGGCCTCCTCGTCCCAGACCCCGACAGCACTGACGAAATCCTTTGGTGCAATCTGCCTGGGCTGTTCCTCCAGCCACGCATCGAAGCGCTGGCTGACCTCTGCCGGGGCGTTCGCTGT encodes:
- a CDS encoding AI-2E family transporter, translating into MNQNPEQPFLKLDPEMRRIAVTIGYMLIIAGFAAALKLLWPVISTFFKIMSPFIVALVVAYVFNPVVNFFQKRLKLSRVAGVAFLYLMILLVVGVFIAIVIPILTVQVKAAYQGTKHFVVDTALPFVEEKVLAAEPDTLGHEELRNVFAQWTANAPAEVSQRFDAWLEEQPRQIAPKDFVSAVGVWDEEASTASSDSPNPYDDIQESAAAWAAGRAATYENSHDLPARLEAWMAARDISVDSLVQKAFGSEGVRTAATSAATEGAGLLTRVVSGIAGFISGVVGSVTFLIFAILVSFYLLIDFGKFRGIIEILMPDKYEPKFFDVAKKLDVAVGGFIRGQMITAMLVGLIAFIGLTVLGLGKYALLIACIAAIGNLIPYFGPVMGATPAILYMLFSDAHGTFQAKLLFAGLVIGLFAMIQVIEGFVFQPKIVGPNAQLHPVIVIIALAVGAQFGIMGMIIAVPAAAMLRVVFEEFFWNKRMKHWQFTTGKVHYDDEEPKSKKKDKQPVSKGKIQSE